The following DNA comes from Buttiauxella agrestis.
ATCAGCGAGATAACCGAAGAGCGGATGGTCACGATGATGGTCGGTCGGGAAATTACTCACGCCTTCCCGAAAGTGAATTGCGAGCCAGGCGAGGTGGTGCTGGAGGTGAAAGACCTCTGCCATCCAACCGAATTTGCCCATATCGACTTCCAGTTACGCAAAGGGGAAATCCTCGGTTTCTACGGCTTAGTCGGTGCCGGGCGTACCGAGTTAATGCAGGCGCTATCGGGGGTTTCGCGCCCGTCCCACGGCGAAATCTTGCTCAATGGCCAGGCGATGCAGTTCCGCCAGCCAGCGGACGCGATCAAAGCCGGGATTGTTTGCGTGCCGGAAGAGCGCCAGAAGCAGGGCGCGATTATCGAACTGCCGATTTATCAAAACATTAGCCTGCCGCAACTGAGCCGCCTTAACCCGCGCGGTATCTTAAACGATGCGCGCGAATGGGCGCTGGCGGACGAATACGCCAAACGGTTACAGGTAAAAGCCTTTAGCTGGAAACAGCCGGTTGAAACGCTTTCCGGCGGCAACCAGCAGAAGGTGGTGATCGGCAAATGGCTGGCGACTCAGCCGGAAGTCATCATTCTCGACGAACCGACCAAAGGAATCGACATCGGCTCGAAAGCGGCGGTGCACCAGTTTATGTCCGAGTTGGTCGGCCACGGCCTGGCGGTGATTATGGTGTCGTCCGAATTGCCGGAAGTGATGGGCATGGCGGATCGCATTATCGTGATGCACGAAGGGCTGATGGTGGCGCAATTTGAGGCGGGTGAAGCGAGTGCTGAGATGATTGTCAGCGCCGCCAGCGGTTCCCATGAGGAGGCAGCATAATGTGGCAATCTCTTCTCAAACATCGCGAATTCCTGCTGGCGGGCGTCATCTTGCTGATGATTCTGGGGATTGGCAGCCGCGTGCCGTCGTTCCTGGCGCCCGGCAACCTCGTAGAAATGTTCAATGACACCTCGATTCTGATCATTCTCGCCCTCGGCCAGATGATGGTGCTGCTGACCAAAGGCATTGATTTGTCGATGGCGGCGAACCTGGCGCTCACCGGCATGATTGTCGCCTTGCTTAACTTCCACTATCCGCAAATCCCGGTCTGGGCGCTGCTATCCCTGGCGACCGTTCTTGGTCTGGTGATGGGGGTGATTAACGGTTTGCTGGTCTGGAAGCTCGGCATTCCGGCGATTGTCGTCACGCTGGGCACCATGAGTATTTATCGCGGCATCATCTTCCTGCTCTCAAACGGCGGCTGGATTAATGCGCATCAGATGAGTAGCGATTTTCTCGGATTGCCGCGTGCGGTCGTGCTGGGCATGCCGTTGCTGAGTTGGTGTGCGGTCGCTGCCCTTTTGCTGGTGGGGTATTTCTTGCGTTACAGCCGCACCGGGCGGGCGATGTACACCGCGGGCGGCAACGCGACGGCGGCGTATTACACCGGAATCAATGCCGGGAAAATGCAGTTCATCAGTTTTAGCCTCTCGGGGGCGCTGGCCGGTTTTTGCGGCTATTTGTGGATTTCTCGATTTGCCGTTGCGTATGTCGACGTAGCTAACGGTTTTGAACTGCAAATCGTCGCAGCCTGTGTGATTGGTGGAATTAGCACCATGGGTGGAATCGGTCGCGTGCTCGGATGCCTGCTGGGCGCTCTGTTCCTCGGCGTGATCAACAACGCGCTGCCGGTGATTGGCGTATCGCCATTCTGGCAAATGGCGATATCGGGTGCGGTGATTGTGATTGCGGTGCTGCTTAACGAACGCGGCAATAAACGCAAAGGGCGGCTGATTCTGCGCGACGCAGCGCTTGCACGACAAACTTCGGGAGCGAGCCATGAATAAAACGCTGATCTCTGAATCTGTGCCTCCGCAGGCTGGAGCGGCTCCGCTGTTGCGTCGCTTGCTGTGCTGGGAGTCCTTTTTACTGGCGGTAACGCTGGCGGTGTTTGTGGTAAATGCGCTCGCTTCACCGTATTTCCTCAACATCTGGAACCTGTCAGATGCCACCTTTAACTTCACGGAAAAAGCGATCATCGTCTTGCCGATGGCGATGTTGATTATCGCCCGTGAAATCGACTTGTCTGTAGCGTCAACCATTGCGCTCAGTTCAACGGCCATGGGCTTTTGCGCTCAGGCAGGTGTCGATACCGCAGGGCTGGTGTGCATCGGGCTTGGCGTCGGGTTGTTGTGCGGTTTGTTCAACGGCCTGCTGGTTACGCGTTTTAACCTTTCTTCGATTGTTATCACCATCGGTACCATGAGTCTGTATCGCGGCATTACCTACATTTTGCTGGGCGACCAGGCGCTAAACCACTACCCGGAAAGTTTTGCCTGGTTTGGGCAGGGCTATGTCTGGGGGGCGCTGTCGTTTGAATTTGCGCTCTTCATTGTGCTGGGGGCGGTTTTCGCCTTCCTGCTGCATAAAACTAACTTTGGCCGCCGGACTTACGCCATCGGCAATAACCCGACCGGCGCGT
Coding sequences within:
- a CDS encoding sugar ABC transporter ATP-binding protein, yielding MTLTTPLLSLKGITKVFPGVRALENVHLDLWPGKVTALIGENGAGKSTLVKVMTGIYQPEEGELLYKAIPITLPNPEAAHKVGITAIHQETVLFDELTVTENIFVGHYIYRGFFKKLDWPAMHQQAQDILTRLEVQINPRATLKTLSIAQRHMVAIARALSFEAQVVILDEPTAALSQHEIVEFYQIVERLKAEGKAILFISHKFDEIFAIADHYTILRDGIYISSGQISEITEERMVTMMVGREITHAFPKVNCEPGEVVLEVKDLCHPTEFAHIDFQLRKGEILGFYGLVGAGRTELMQALSGVSRPSHGEILLNGQAMQFRQPADAIKAGIVCVPEERQKQGAIIELPIYQNISLPQLSRLNPRGILNDAREWALADEYAKRLQVKAFSWKQPVETLSGGNQQKVVIGKWLATQPEVIILDEPTKGIDIGSKAAVHQFMSELVGHGLAVIMVSSELPEVMGMADRIIVMHEGLMVAQFEAGEASAEMIVSAASGSHEEAA
- a CDS encoding ABC transporter permease, with protein sequence MWQSLLKHREFLLAGVILLMILGIGSRVPSFLAPGNLVEMFNDTSILIILALGQMMVLLTKGIDLSMAANLALTGMIVALLNFHYPQIPVWALLSLATVLGLVMGVINGLLVWKLGIPAIVVTLGTMSIYRGIIFLLSNGGWINAHQMSSDFLGLPRAVVLGMPLLSWCAVAALLLVGYFLRYSRTGRAMYTAGGNATAAYYTGINAGKMQFISFSLSGALAGFCGYLWISRFAVAYVDVANGFELQIVAACVIGGISTMGGIGRVLGCLLGALFLGVINNALPVIGVSPFWQMAISGAVIVIAVLLNERGNKRKGRLILRDAALARQTSGASHE
- a CDS encoding ABC transporter permease, which translates into the protein MNKTLISESVPPQAGAAPLLRRLLCWESFLLAVTLAVFVVNALASPYFLNIWNLSDATFNFTEKAIIVLPMAMLIIAREIDLSVASTIALSSTAMGFCAQAGVDTAGLVCIGLGVGLLCGLFNGLLVTRFNLSSIVITIGTMSLYRGITYILLGDQALNHYPESFAWFGQGYVWGALSFEFALFIVLGAVFAFLLHKTNFGRRTYAIGNNPTGAWYSGINVKRHNLMLFVLVGVMAGLASVLLTSRLGSTRPTIAMGWELSVVTMAVLGGVNILGGSGSMAGVIIAAFLMGLVTFGLSLLNVPGIVMSIIVGAMLITVISLPIITRRIMQRTRR